The genomic stretch TTCATGAAGAAGCGCAGGTTCTCCCGCGCGGTGAGCCTGTCGTAGAGGCCGGGCTGCTCGGTGAGCAGGCCCACCACCTTGCGCAGCGGCTCGCCGTCGCGGTCCACCCGGTGGCCCCACACGGTGGCCTCGCCCTCGGTGGGCTGAAGCAGCCCCGTGAGCATGCGCACCGTGGTCGTCTTCCCCGCGCCGTTGGGCCCCAGCAGGCCGAATACCTCGCCGGGCCGCACGTGGAAGGACAACGCCTCCACGGCCACCCGGTCTCCGAAGCGCTTGCCCAGGTCCTGGACGTGGATGCCGCTCAATCGATGGTCACCAGGAGGAACTTGTTGTTGATGTCGCGGTCCACCGGCGTCACGACCTTGTCCGAGCCCACCGCGGTGCGCAGCAGGTTGAGCCGGTTGTGCTCCACCAGTGCCCACTCACGCCCCGGCCGCTGCGCCAGGGCGCGCATGCGCGCGTTCGCGTCCGACACGCGGTACTGCTCCACCGTGTTCTGCGAGTAGAGCGTCTCGCCGCGCCAGTTCATCATGTACGCGACGATGGGCTCGCCCGCCTGACGCTGCGCGTAGTAGCGCCAGAAGAGGTCGCGCTGCGTCCATTGGTGGGACAGGTCCACCCAGTGGCTCCAGTTGAACCAGAGGGCCATGCCCGCCGCGAGCACCCAGAAGGTGCCGAACAGCATCGCCCGCGCCCGCATCAGCGACGCCACCACCGCCATGCCGCCCGCCACCGCGAAGGTGAAGCCCAGCGTCTTCTTGATGTTGACGGGCTCCGACAGCGCCTTGAGCAGCGAGTCCTCCGCCGCCGGCTGGCGGAAGCCCCGCACCGCGAACGCGATGCCCACCACCGCCAGCACGCCGGCCAGTGTCTGGAGCGACGCGCGGCCTTCCGCGCCCGGCCGCATGGACTCCCACGCCAGGTAGCCAGCCACCGCCAGCACCGCCACGCCCACCAGCGCCTTGGCGGACACCTGGGCCTGGGCGCTCACCGCGCCCAGCGTCGCCACGCCGCCCAGGAGCAGCATCAGCGCCACGGCGCGTGCGCTCGGCGTCGTCCGGGCCCGCCCCTTCGCGGAGAAGGCGTCGAAGGACAGGTAGACGCCGAAGGCCAGCAGCACCAGCGTCACCAAATCTCCCGTCCACAGCGGACGCGAGGTGAAGAACGCGATGGGCTTCGTCACCAGGTCCTGCGGATAGGCTCGGTCGTAGTTGTAGACGAACAGGTCGGTGAAGATCTTCGGGTTCTCCGCGATGTTCTTCCCCACCAGGACGAAGAGCATGAGCCCGAAGATGAGGCTCACCGCGTGCGCGGAGATGCCCTCCTCCCACAGCCGGTCGATGAAGAGCGCCAGGAGGACGGCCACGCCCGGCAGCACCGGGAAGACGTAGTGGTGGAACTTGGTGGCGCTGGACGACAGCAACCAGAAGGAGAAGGCCACCCACAGCACCGCGATGATGGCCAGGTGGTCCGCCGCCTTCTCCGAGCGCAGCTTCAGCCGCGCCACCACCGAGAAGGCGCCAGGCAGCAGCGCTACCCAGGGGAAGATGGCGAAGCCACCCTGCTCGATGAAGTAGATGAACGTGCCGCCCGGCGTGGTGGTGTGCACGCCCGCCGTGAGGCGGTTGAGGTGGTCGTGGACGAAGAAGCGGTACCAGAAGAGCTTGCCCTCATCGTCCACGGAGCCGAAGAGGGACAGCGTCAGGTACCAGGGGCCCGCCACCGCGAAGAACACCAGGATGCCCGTGCCCAGGTGCATCTTGAACATCTGCCCCCACAGCACGGGCATGGGCTGACGGCCCTCGCGCACGTCCTTGCGGAAACGGGCCTGCGTGAGCCACTTCAGGTGCGCGTCCAGGCTGTCGCTGTCCCAAGGGATGACGGACAGGGCCGCGTACAGCACCAGGATGACGGCGGGCAGCCCCACGCCCAACAGGCCCTTGGCCAGCGCGGACAGGCCGGCGAAGAAATAGAAGCCGTACCACCAGGCGGCGCGGTGCTTCGTCGTCGCATCCAGCTGACCGATGAGCGCGCACGCCATGGCGCAGATGAAGGTGGTGACGAAGGGCGTGTCCGTCACCGTCTGCCGCGTGAGCAGGAAGTACAGCGGCATGGTGGCCAGCACGAAGCCGGTGGCCAACCCCGCGCGCCGGGACACCACGCGCGCCACCGCCAGTGACAACAGCGCCACCGCGGTGATGCTCAGGAGCGCGAAGGGCATCCGCATGCCCCACTCCGTGTAGAGGCCCAGCATCCCACCCGGATTCGCCGCACCCACCACGTTCATCCCCAGCGCCTGCATCCACATCGTGAGCGGCGGCTTGGAGAAGAACCACGAGCCTTCCCAGAAGGGATACACGTAGTCCTGGCGGACAACCATCATCCGCGCGACTTCGCCGTAGTGCGTCTCCCAGGGGTCCCAGAGCCCCACCGCGCCCAGGTAGGGAATGAAGAGCAGGGCCGCGAAGCCCGCCGTGGCCGTCACGACGCGCAGACTGAAGGACAGCTCCAGCCACCGCTTCGCCCACTTCGCCTGGAAGAAGTCCTTGCCGAGGATGGCCTCGGTGAAGGTCTGCTCCCGCTGCTGTTCGACTTCGCTCTCCACGGACTGAAGCTCCTTGAGTCGTTCCGGGCGGTGGGCGGCCCACCCTCGGCAGGACGCGGCGTTATATCCCCGCGGCCCCCTCCGGTCGACCACCGCCGCCGGCCTCTGCCGTGAGCCTGACTGCGCGTCGCTGTGCAGGAGAATGTACACGGCGGGGCCGCCAACCCCGCGAAAGCACGGCTCCTTGGCAGAGGCACGGCGCTTGAAACGCCCGGGCCCGGCGGTGCTTCCCGAGGCCGACGGGAAGTGACCGCCGAGGAGACATCATGCTCGCCCCCGCAGTGTCCCTGGCTTGCGCCTTCTTGCTCGCACAGCCAGGGAACGAGGCCCCCGTCCTTCAGCCGCCCACCACCCCGCTTCCTTCCCAGACCTGGCACGCCCCCACGGTGTGCTTGCGGCTGCCACCAACGAAGGATGTTCCATCCGGCGAGTGGCGAGCCCAGTGTGACGACACCGCCCAGGTGTGCCGGGTGTCCCCGCTGCGGGAGTTGGACGACGAGGGCGTGGAGACGGACCGGCAGCAAGCGCGGGTGACGACCTGCTCCATCGCGTTCGACGAGGAGATGGCGGAGCGGGTGAAGGGTTATCGAATGGAGCCGGCCCGCGCGGCGGCCCCACCCGGCTGGTACCGGGACGAGCGCGGGCGGGTGATGCAGTTCAACTTCGACCTGAACCGGCGCGTCTGGCTCGGCGGCGCTTGGGCTCCACTGTGGCAGGACGGCCAGGTGCAGGGCCGCATGCGCGCTGACTTCGGCATCGCGGTGGAGGCACCATCCAGCCAGGGGAAGCGGCTGCACCGGCTCCGATTCCTGGAGACGGAACTGCACCTGGGTGTGCCCTCGCTCGACCTGACGGTGGGGCGCTACGACTTCAGCGTCGAGCGTGACGACCCGCTCTTCCGCGTGACGACCTTCTTCGGCAAGCCGCGGCGGCATGACCTCCACCTCAACCTGGGCTTGTGGATGGAGACGCTCCGCGTGGAGGAGCTCGAACGCGGCGGCGAAGTGGGGCGCTTCCTCACCTGGGGCACGCTCCACGCCACGGTGGACCTGTGGCATTCGAAGGACCTGGTGTCCTACGTGCGCGTGCGCGCTGGTCCATCCTTCGAGCGGGACTATGAGAATGGCTTCAACACCTTCGTCCCCGGCGCGGCGCTCGAAGCAGACCTGACGCTGGACCGGGACGGCTTCCACCACCTGCGGCTGGGGGTGGAGGCGGAGAAGGTGTTGCTGGCCCCGGCCGTCGCGGGCCGCCCGCTGAGGCCGGAGCGGCTGCGGCTCCAGGCCGGCTACGAGGTCATCATCCTGGCCATCAACGACCAGCCGTTAAGCCTGCTCGTGGATGGCCGCGGCATGAAGCGTGGCGACATCGCGGGCGTCCCCGAGCAGTGGGAATGGTCCGCGTCCGCGGGCCTGCGCTTCTCCCTCTGGGCTCCCGCGCGTCGCTCCGCGCCCATGGCCACGTCCGTGAAGGAGTAGGCCACCATGCTGATGCTCGGACTGGCGCTGCTGCTGGCCACCGCCGCGGACGTGCCGCGGGGCGTGCCCGATGACGAAGCCTGCGTGGCCCTGGACGAACGCGGTGAGCCCTACCCCATCTGCTTCGACCCGGGCGACGGCTTCGTGGTGGGCACGCGCATGCGGCTCAGCCGCTCGGCGATGGCGCAGGCGGTGCGCACGGGCGTGCACATCCGAAGCGGACGCAGCAGCCGGAGCAAGGGCTCGCCCTGGTTCAACAACCACCGGCTGCTCGGGCTGGAGGCGTGGGATGGGGAGCAGCGTGGGCTCACCTTCACCGCGTATGACGGGACACTGCGCCGGCACCTGGAGGAAGGATTCATCCTGGTGCCCACGGCGCGGCCGGCGCGCATTCCCTTCCCCTTCGACGTGACGGTGGCGCTGCGACTGGGGCACCTGGAGCGCCGCGTCTGGGAGGGCCCCGGTTGGACCTTGGAAACGGGACGGCTGGGCCTGCTGTTGGACCCGGTGCGCTCGGAGACGGAGCGGGTGTGGTTCGGCGTGGGGCCCGTCGCCGGGCACGCAGTGCGGCGCTCCCGGGAGGGCGTCTCGCACACGGTGGCGCCCTTCACCGAGCTGATGTTCGACGCGGGCGTGGAGTCACGGGACGGGCTGTGGGCCCTGCGCGCATCGGGGCTCGCGGGTTGGAGCATCGGAATCGAGCGAGGGCTGTACTTCCGCGCCAGGACGGACGTGGGCATGGAGCGCGTCGTGCTCGCGGTGGCGGACCAGCCCGTGGTGCTCCAGGTGAGCGGGGCCTATGTCCACCGGGACGCGGGGCTGGACCGGCGCAGTGAGTGGACCGCGAACGTAGGGCTCGCGGTCCGCGTTTTCGGCGCCCGGTGATGCGCGGAAAGAGCCCCTGTCAGTCCACCCGAAGGCCAGCGTCTCCAGGGCCCCGGCCTGTCGCAGTGGGAAGGAGGGCACATGGAGAGAAAGCTTGTTTCGATTCAGCGCATCGACCACCTGGAGCCCGTTCCTGGAGCGGACACGATCCTCAAGGCGCGGGTCATGGGCTGGGACGTCGTCGTGAAGAAGGGCGAGTTCGCCGTGGGTGACGCCTGTGTCTTCTTCGAAATCGACAGCCTCCTGCCCGAGGGACGGCCGTGGGCCGAGTTCCTCCGGCCCCGGGGCTTCCGCGTGAAGACGGCACGGCTCCGGGGGGTGCTGTCCCAGGGGCTCGCCCTGCCGACATCCATCCTCCCCGGCGAGGTTCCCCCCGTCGGAACGGACGTGCGCGACGTGATTGGCGTCGTGAAGTTCGAGCCGGCGCTGCCTGACACACGAGAGGTCGCCGGGCCCTTTCCGGGCCAGGTGCCGAAGACGGACGAAATCCGGCTGCAGTCGGCCCTCGGAGTCCTGGACGAAATTCGCGGCCACGACTTCTTCGTGACGACGAAGCTCGACGGGACATCCGGGACCTTCTTCCGCACGCTCGAG from Myxococcus xanthus encodes the following:
- a CDS encoding ArnT family glycosyltransferase — encoded protein: MESEVEQQREQTFTEAILGKDFFQAKWAKRWLELSFSLRVVTATAGFAALLFIPYLGAVGLWDPWETHYGEVARMMVVRQDYVYPFWEGSWFFSKPPLTMWMQALGMNVVGAANPGGMLGLYTEWGMRMPFALLSITAVALLSLAVARVVSRRAGLATGFVLATMPLYFLLTRQTVTDTPFVTTFICAMACALIGQLDATTKHRAAWWYGFYFFAGLSALAKGLLGVGLPAVILVLYAALSVIPWDSDSLDAHLKWLTQARFRKDVREGRQPMPVLWGQMFKMHLGTGILVFFAVAGPWYLTLSLFGSVDDEGKLFWYRFFVHDHLNRLTAGVHTTTPGGTFIYFIEQGGFAIFPWVALLPGAFSVVARLKLRSEKAADHLAIIAVLWVAFSFWLLSSSATKFHHYVFPVLPGVAVLLALFIDRLWEEGISAHAVSLIFGLMLFVLVGKNIAENPKIFTDLFVYNYDRAYPQDLVTKPIAFFTSRPLWTGDLVTLVLLAFGVYLSFDAFSAKGRARTTPSARAVALMLLLGGVATLGAVSAQAQVSAKALVGVAVLAVAGYLAWESMRPGAEGRASLQTLAGVLAVVGIAFAVRGFRQPAAEDSLLKALSEPVNIKKTLGFTFAVAGGMAVVASLMRARAMLFGTFWVLAAGMALWFNWSHWVDLSHQWTQRDLFWRYYAQRQAGEPIVAYMMNWRGETLYSQNTVEQYRVSDANARMRALAQRPGREWALVEHNRLNLLRTAVGSDKVVTPVDRDINNKFLLVTID
- a CDS encoding RNA ligase (ATP); translated protein: MERKLVSIQRIDHLEPVPGADTILKARVMGWDVVVKKGEFAVGDACVFFEIDSLLPEGRPWAEFLRPRGFRVKTARLRGVLSQGLALPTSILPGEVPPVGTDVRDVIGVVKFEPALPDTREVAGPFPGQVPKTDEIRLQSALGVLDEIRGHDFFVTTKLDGTSGTFFRTLEGKLVACSRNWALKRGPNPVWRMAERYSLDTVLPPGFAVQGELCGPGIQKNRLGLDALELFVFSVHDTRTGCFLAYADFIAFCAEHGLRTVPVEHVVTGEAARTFDHGLANYLKLAQGHYAGTKHRKEGIVVRPLVERPSPTLGGRLSFKVINNDFLLKDED